In Ooceraea biroi isolate clonal line C1 chromosome 13, Obir_v5.4, whole genome shotgun sequence, a genomic segment contains:
- the LOC105283883 gene encoding dual specificity mitogen-activated protein kinase kinase 4 — translation MAENQSNSSSQIGQGSGRSLTFPRMDFRTNNDVQNEMSERRRQLKLSFQTQGNNLSFANSTNSSLSNSMGATACPPISSRPSLPLSLPKLPVRPRNMLQQQEFLPDKARDKLRMCQSMQTTGKLQLSPDMVYDFTSEDLQDLGEIGRGGFGTVNKMIHRISNTVMAVKRIRSTVDEREQKQLLMDLEVVMKSNECPCIVQFYGALFKEGDCWICMELMDTSLDKFYKFIYERLNERIPECILGKITVATVKALNYLKEKLRIIHRDVKPSNILLDRRGNIKLCDFGISGQLVDSIARTRDAGCRPYMAPERIDPQRARGYDVRSDVWSLGITLMEVATGYFPYPKWNSVFEQLYQVVQGDPPRLSPNENGNHFTMDFVNFVNTCLIKEETQRPKYNKLLEHPFIRRAEEATIDVAAYISGVLDNMANNGVTPFTTNQP, via the exons ATGGCAGAAAATCAGAGTAACTCGTCGAGCCAAATTGGCCAAG GTTCTGGCAGATCCCTCACTTTTCCACGAATGGATTTTCGAACGAACAATGACGTTCAGAACGAAATGTCAG AAAGGCGGAGACAGTTGAAGCTTAGTTTTCAAACGCAGGGGAATAATTTGTCATTTGCTAATTCCACAAACTCCTCGTTGTCAAATTCGATGGGAGCCACGGCGTGTCCACCAAT TTCCTCCCGCCCAAGTTTGCCTTTATCTTTACCTAAGCTGCCAGTCAGACCTCGCAATATGTTACAGCAACAAGAATTTCTTCCCGACAAGGCGAG AGACAAGCTGCGAATGTGCCAGTCGATGCAAACCACTGGTAAATTGCAATTATCTCCGGACATGGTGTACGATTTCACAAGCGAGGATCTTCAGGACCTTGGAGAAATAGGGAGGGGAGGATTTGGCACTGTAAATAAGATGATTCATAGGATAAGCAATACCGTTATGGCTGTGAAG CGAATTCGCTCTACCGTGGACGAGAGAGAACAAAAGCAACTGTTAATGGACTTAGAAGTTGTGATGAAATCGAACGAATGCCCATGTATCGTGCAATTTTATGGAGCTTTATTTAAAGAG GGGGATTGTTGGATCTGCATGGAGCTCATGGACACGTCgttagataaattttataagttCATCTATGAGAGATTAAACGAGAGGATACCGGAATGTATTCTAGGCAAAATTACCGTGGCTACGGTGAAAGCGCTAAATTACCTCAAGGAGAAACTAAGAATAATTCACAGGGATGTGAAACctagtaatattttattagatcgTCGAGGTAACATCAAGCTGTGCGACTTCGGCATATCCGGTCAGCTCGTCGACTCGATCGCGAGGACGCGAGATGCCGGCTGCCGACCGTACATGGCT CCGGAGAGAATAGACCCGCAACGCGCGCGTGGCTACGACGTGCGAAGCGACGTGTGGTCGTTGGGCATCACGTTAATGGAAGTCGCCACCGGATACTTCCCGTACCCGAAGTGGAACTCTGTCTTCGAGCAACTTTATCAAGTAGTGCAAGGCGATCCGCCACGTCTTTCCCCCAATGAGAACGGCAACCACTTCACCATGGACTTCGTCAACTTTGTGAACACGTG CTTGATTAAAGAGGAGACGCAGCGACCCAAGTACAATAAATTGCTGGAGCATCCGTTCATCCGGCGAGCGGAGGAGGCGACGATCGACGTCGCAGCGTACATCAGCGGCGTCCTCGACAATATGGCTAATAACGGGGTGACGCCGTTCACAACCAATCAACCTTAA
- the LOC105283882 gene encoding uncharacterized protein LOC105283882 isoform X2: MRAHRPVSASWAGMDAVRPVALVQVPPLIESGEAATARYGKPACRREGLNTKAEDPREARERTKPSRTCHRLHRCQWKYLPGRSIISWEYPFPYRACRVTQVASYPVDGGGNSSTAPSASISDQQRSQHLPPSPCQCTVSIRFSSPNSHSTPNASVRCECFLSLETVAGYIGNIGAE, translated from the exons ATGCGTGCACATCGTCCTGTCTCTGCATCGTGGGCGGGAATGGACGCAGTTCGCCCAGTCGCCTTGGTACAGGTACCTCCATTGATCGAATCGGGGGAGGCAGCGACCGCCCGTTACGGTAAACCAGCATGCAGGAGAGAGGG GCTCAACACGAAAGCCGAAGATCCAAGAGAGGCTCGCGAGCGAACAAAACCATCGAGGACTTGCCATCGGCTACATCGTTGTCAGTGGAAGTATCTGCCTGGCCGATCAATAATCTCCTGGGAATATCCGTTCCCCTATCGGGCCTGCCGCGTTACCCAGGTGGCCAGCTACCCCGTTGACGGTGGTGGTAACAGCAGCACAGCACCCAGCGCTAGTATCAGCGACCAGCAGCGCAGCCAGCACCTGCCGCCTTCCCCGTGTCAG tGCACGGTGTCCATTCGTTTCAGTTCCCCGAATTCACACTCGACTCCAAACGCATCTGTTCGATGCGAATGTTTTCTTTCGCTTGAAACAGTTGCGGGGTATATAGGCAATATTGGAGCAGAATAA
- the LOC105283882 gene encoding uncharacterized protein LOC105283882 isoform X1, which translates to MRAHRPVSASWAGMDAVRPVALVQVPPLIESGEAATARYGKPACRREGLNTKAEDPREARERTKPSRTCHRLHRCQWKYLPGRSIISWEYPFPYRACRVTQVASYPVDGGGNSSTAPSASISDQQRSQHLPPSPCQVCTVSIRFSSPNSHSTPNASVRCECFLSLETVAGYIGNIGAE; encoded by the exons ATGCGTGCACATCGTCCTGTCTCTGCATCGTGGGCGGGAATGGACGCAGTTCGCCCAGTCGCCTTGGTACAGGTACCTCCATTGATCGAATCGGGGGAGGCAGCGACCGCCCGTTACGGTAAACCAGCATGCAGGAGAGAGGG GCTCAACACGAAAGCCGAAGATCCAAGAGAGGCTCGCGAGCGAACAAAACCATCGAGGACTTGCCATCGGCTACATCGTTGTCAGTGGAAGTATCTGCCTGGCCGATCAATAATCTCCTGGGAATATCCGTTCCCCTATCGGGCCTGCCGCGTTACCCAGGTGGCCAGCTACCCCGTTGACGGTGGTGGTAACAGCAGCACAGCACCCAGCGCTAGTATCAGCGACCAGCAGCGCAGCCAGCACCTGCCGCCTTCCCCGTGTCAGGTT tGCACGGTGTCCATTCGTTTCAGTTCCCCGAATTCACACTCGACTCCAAACGCATCTGTTCGATGCGAATGTTTTCTTTCGCTTGAAACAGTTGCGGGGTATATAGGCAATATTGGAGCAGAATAA
- the LOC105286000 gene encoding sarcoplasmic calcium-binding protein, translating into MDAVRPVALVQVPTLIERGRQRPPVTVNSMQERGYQKLRVFVQKVFMQFFSSRLNTKAEDPREARDEQTIEDLPSATSLSVELCQIARRMYSNRRISQTVSSSADEQESDSDSDDEKERGQSPFWRRKMRTLHNHLDVNKDGVISYEDFMLLGNRFSELGHLSSEATKDFRKVLNEMWEEQWGEISPYNLIGVEKYIEEMHHVLNDSSLKKKCHHFLPFLFKAVDKDRSGEISIEEFKMFFACLGLTHDHAVVSFSHIDTNDDGKISLNEFVTLGRDFMLTEDQTRPSKHFWGPLVD; encoded by the exons ATGGACGCAGTTCGCCCAGTCGCCTTGGTACAGGTACCTACATTGATCGAACGGGGGAGGCAGCGACCGCCCGTTACGGTAAACAGCATGCAGGAGAGAGGG tACCAAAAGCTCCGCGTATTTGTACAGAAAGTCTTCATGCAATTCTTTTCTAGCAGGCTCAACACGAAAGCCGAAGATCCAAGAGAGGCTCGCGACGAACAAACCATCGAGGACTTGCCATCGGCTACATCGTTGTCAGTGGAA ctGTGCCAGATTGCGAGGCGTATGTACAGCAATAGGCGTATAAGCCAGACGGTATCATCATCCGCAGATGAGCAGGAAAGCGACAGCGATTCTGatgacgagaaagaaaga GGTCAATCACCGTTCTGGAGGAGGAAAATGAGAACGTTGCACAACCATTTGGACGTGAACAAGGATGGAGTAATCAGCTACGAGGATTTTATGCTATTGGGAAACCGTTTTTCTGAATTAGGTCATTTGTCTTCGGAAGCCACTAAAGATTTCAGGAAAGTTTTAAAT GAAATGTGGGAGGAACAATGGGGTGAGATTAGTCCGTACAATCTCATCGGGGTTGAGAAATACATTGAGGAAATGCATCACGTTCTCAATGATTCTTCTTTGAAGAAGAAGTGTCATCATTTCCTGCCATTCTTGTTTAAA GCGGTGGACAAAGATCGCAGCGGTGAGATTTCCATCGAGGAATTCAAAATGTTCTTCGCATGTTTGGGCCTCACACACGAT CATGCTGTTGTCAGTTTTAGTCACATCGACACGAATGACGATGGAAAGATCAGTTTGAATGAGTTTGTCACTCTGGGACGTGACTTCATGCTCACGGAGGACCAGACGAGGCCCAGCAAGCACTTTTGGGGCCCATTAGTAGACTGA
- the LOC105286001 gene encoding ubiquitin fusion degradation protein 1 homolog isoform X2, translating to MFQFGFNMFPEIPRPFNTQYKCFSVSMLPGTYRQDVERGGKIIMPQSALEQLTRLNIIYPMLFKLTNKKTNRITHCGVLEFIADEGKVYLPYWMMHNLLLEEGELLNVESVSLPVATFSRFQPQSEDFLDITNPKAVLENGLRSFACLTTGDVIAIKYNQKIYEMCVLETKPGPAVSIIECDMNVEFAPPVGYKEPKRVTRKEEDQMEDLADLMPAPTGFVPFKGEGVRLDGKKRKDAPKQETPAAKPAYVRGIPDYDYQIGTLRFLRNMKPANNKETKDPDEFKAFTGEGFTLLRKSRK from the exons ATG TTTCAATTCGGATTCAACATGTTCCCGGAGATCCCGCGGCCCTTCAATACCCAGTACAAGTGCTTCTCGGTATCGATGTTGCCCGGGACCTATCGTCAAGACGTCGAGCGTGGCGGCAAGA TAATCATGCCACAGTCGGCTTTGGAGCAGCTCACCAGGCTCAACATCATTTATCCGATGCTCTTTAAGTTGACTAACAAGAAAACGAATAGAATCACTCACTGCGGTGTCCTGGAATTCATCGCTGACGAGGGCAAAGTCTACTTACCTTACTGG ATGATGCACAATCTTCTTTTGGAAGAGGGTGAGCTACTAAATGTAGAGAGCGTGTCGCTGCCAGTGGCGACGTTCTCGCGCTTCCAGCCGCAGTCGGAGGACTTCCTGGACATCACAAATCCAAAGGCCGTTCTGGAGAACGGTCTGCGCAGCTTTGCCTGTCTGACCACGGGCGACGTGATTGCTATCAAGTACAACCAGAAGATCTATGAGATGTGCGTGCTGGAGACCAAGCCTGGTCCAGCAGTCAGCATCATCGAGTGTGACATGAACGTAGAATTCGCGCCACCAGTTGGCTACAAAGAACCAAAAAGAGTGACCAGGAAGGAGGAGGATCAGATGGAGGATCTGGCTGATCTGATGCCGGCGCCGACCGGCTTCGTGCCCTTCAAGGGCGAGGGCGTCCGATTGGATGGTAAAAAGCGCAAGGATGCGCCCAAGCAGGAAACTCCGGCTGCGAAGCCGGCCTATGTCCGAGGTATACCCGATTACGATTACCAGATAGGCACTCTTAGGTTCCTGCGAAATATGAAGCCTGCAAATAATAAAGAG ACGAAGGATCCAGACGAATTTAAGGCATTCACTGGCGAAGGATTCACTCTCTTAAGAAAGtcaagaaaatga
- the LOC105286001 gene encoding ubiquitin fusion degradation protein 1 homolog isoform X1, with protein sequence MTFQFQFGFNMFPEIPRPFNTQYKCFSVSMLPGTYRQDVERGGKIIMPQSALEQLTRLNIIYPMLFKLTNKKTNRITHCGVLEFIADEGKVYLPYWMMHNLLLEEGELLNVESVSLPVATFSRFQPQSEDFLDITNPKAVLENGLRSFACLTTGDVIAIKYNQKIYEMCVLETKPGPAVSIIECDMNVEFAPPVGYKEPKRVTRKEEDQMEDLADLMPAPTGFVPFKGEGVRLDGKKRKDAPKQETPAAKPAYVRGIPDYDYQIGTLRFLRNMKPANNKETKDPDEFKAFTGEGFTLLRKSRK encoded by the exons ATGACTTTTCAGTTTCAATTCGGATTCAACATGTTCCCGGAGATCCCGCGGCCCTTCAATACCCAGTACAAGTGCTTCTCGGTATCGATGTTGCCCGGGACCTATCGTCAAGACGTCGAGCGTGGCGGCAAGA TAATCATGCCACAGTCGGCTTTGGAGCAGCTCACCAGGCTCAACATCATTTATCCGATGCTCTTTAAGTTGACTAACAAGAAAACGAATAGAATCACTCACTGCGGTGTCCTGGAATTCATCGCTGACGAGGGCAAAGTCTACTTACCTTACTGG ATGATGCACAATCTTCTTTTGGAAGAGGGTGAGCTACTAAATGTAGAGAGCGTGTCGCTGCCAGTGGCGACGTTCTCGCGCTTCCAGCCGCAGTCGGAGGACTTCCTGGACATCACAAATCCAAAGGCCGTTCTGGAGAACGGTCTGCGCAGCTTTGCCTGTCTGACCACGGGCGACGTGATTGCTATCAAGTACAACCAGAAGATCTATGAGATGTGCGTGCTGGAGACCAAGCCTGGTCCAGCAGTCAGCATCATCGAGTGTGACATGAACGTAGAATTCGCGCCACCAGTTGGCTACAAAGAACCAAAAAGAGTGACCAGGAAGGAGGAGGATCAGATGGAGGATCTGGCTGATCTGATGCCGGCGCCGACCGGCTTCGTGCCCTTCAAGGGCGAGGGCGTCCGATTGGATGGTAAAAAGCGCAAGGATGCGCCCAAGCAGGAAACTCCGGCTGCGAAGCCGGCCTATGTCCGAGGTATACCCGATTACGATTACCAGATAGGCACTCTTAGGTTCCTGCGAAATATGAAGCCTGCAAATAATAAAGAG ACGAAGGATCCAGACGAATTTAAGGCATTCACTGGCGAAGGATTCACTCTCTTAAGAAAGtcaagaaaatga